A window from Deltaproteobacteria bacterium encodes these proteins:
- a CDS encoding response regulator, translated as MTRQKKKILFLDDQAHMRKVILYALKEHFDLIVTSKAEEAVSKIKTDDIDLALLDVYLPGDTADGIAVAHMLEKERNDLSIGFLTAYPPESLSACERKRLSHIKNLKFYSVKPQTPKELIEKIKGATNA; from the coding sequence ATGACAAGGCAAAAAAAGAAAATCCTTTTTCTCGACGACCAGGCGCACATGCGCAAGGTAATCCTCTACGCGCTAAAGGAGCACTTCGACCTGATTGTAACATCGAAGGCCGAAGAGGCCGTCTCTAAGATAAAAACCGACGATATAGACCTGGCGCTCCTCGACGTATACCTTCCCGGCGACACTGCCGACGGCATCGCTGTAGCGCACATGCTCGAAAAAGAACGAAATGATCTATCGATAGGATTCCTGACAGCCTATCCCCCGGAATCGCTCTCTGCCTGCGAAAGAAAGCGCCTCTCGCATATAAAGAACCTGAAGTTCTACAGCGTAAAACCGCAGACCCCGAAAGAGCTCATCGAAAAGATAAAAGGCGCAACCAACGCATAG
- a CDS encoding Lpg1974 family pore-forming outer membrane protein — protein sequence MSKKFLYLVFALTAAAVMAFGSKAEALDITLDVEMVQITNLDYTYAADNMAGSGSGHTLEFPYEPGFKLSFVDSAGYGLSITRHTGEETSKATGNLDYFMTNSWNLSYGSCTGCTVETDASVEYLVVDLDLRRELVKVGDMSLNAIIGFRAVKVDETIDTDYDKGGAFPEKVAIDYAYTGYGPKFALEGDIEVSDSFSIVALFGAALLNGDTEFDYKHTETATVKFSKEENRVNPMFEAEIKGVFHLGEHAALGLGYVISHLDGVQTPEQFVDDWTPGGTNTTESIGTQGVTLSFTYGF from the coding sequence ATGTCAAAGAAATTTCTTTATCTTGTTTTTGCGCTCACTGCGGCAGCGGTCATGGCCTTTGGCTCGAAGGCCGAGGCCCTTGATATTACGCTCGATGTCGAGATGGTGCAGATAACCAACCTCGATTATACCTACGCCGCCGATAATATGGCGGGCTCCGGCTCAGGCCATACGCTCGAGTTTCCGTACGAACCGGGCTTTAAGCTTTCCTTTGTCGATAGCGCCGGATACGGGCTCTCCATAACCCGCCACACAGGAGAGGAGACATCCAAGGCAACCGGCAACCTCGATTACTTCATGACAAATTCGTGGAATCTTTCGTATGGTTCGTGTACCGGTTGCACAGTAGAGACCGATGCGAGTGTTGAATATCTCGTGGTAGACCTTGACTTAAGAAGAGAGCTTGTAAAGGTCGGCGATATGTCTCTGAACGCCATTATAGGGTTCAGGGCCGTAAAGGTGGATGAGACCATAGATACGGATTATGACAAGGGCGGCGCTTTTCCGGAAAAGGTCGCCATAGATTACGCCTACACGGGTTACGGACCGAAGTTCGCTCTCGAGGGAGATATCGAAGTGAGCGATAGTTTTAGCATTGTTGCGCTCTTTGGCGCAGCTCTTTTGAACGGAGATACGGAGTTCGATTACAAGCATACCGAGACGGCTACGGTAAAGTTCTCCAAGGAAGAGAACAGGGTAAACCCCATGTTCGAGGCTGAGATAAAGGGCGTTTTCCATTTGGGCGAGCACGCGGCACTCGGGCTTGGGTACGTAATTTCGCACCTTGACGGAGTCCAGACACCTGAGCAGTTTGTGGATGATTGGACGCCTGGCGGCACGAACACCACCGAGAGCATAGGAACGCAGGGCGTTACGCTAAGCTTTACCTACGGGTTCTGA
- a CDS encoding DNA-3-methyladenine glycosylase I, with translation MKKRDKKIVSRCSWPEGDKLMTAYHDKEWGVPLYNDMKHFEFLMLEVAQAGLSWRTVLYKREGYRRAFAAFDPVKVARFDKRKVESLMKDAAIIRNRQKISAAVANARAFLKVRAEFGTFSSFMWSFVGGAPKVNRWKKMSELPAVSEESAALSMELKRRGFKFVGPTTMYAHMQAAGLVNDHVVGCFRHKEVQRKKR, from the coding sequence ATGAAGAAGAGGGATAAGAAGATTGTAAGCCGCTGTTCCTGGCCGGAGGGCGACAAGCTCATGACGGCATACCATGACAAGGAATGGGGCGTCCCCTTGTATAATGACATGAAGCACTTTGAGTTTCTCATGCTCGAGGTCGCGCAGGCAGGGCTTAGCTGGCGTACTGTCTTATATAAGCGCGAAGGTTATAGACGGGCCTTTGCCGCCTTCGACCCGGTAAAGGTCGCTCGCTTCGATAAACGCAAGGTCGAGAGCCTTATGAAAGATGCCGCCATCATACGTAACAGGCAGAAGATAAGCGCGGCAGTTGCTAACGCCAGGGCGTTTTTGAAGGTAAGGGCCGAGTTCGGGACGTTTTCTTCTTTCATGTGGAGTTTCGTAGGGGGCGCGCCGAAGGTAAACAGGTGGAAGAAGATGAGCGAGCTTCCGGCTGTGTCGGAGGAATCGGCTGCGCTTAGCATGGAACTTAAGCGGCGCGGCTTCAAGTTCGTCGGCCCAACCACCATGTACGCGCACATGCAGGCTGCCGGGCTCGTAAACGACCATGTGGTCGGCTGTTTTCGCCATAAAGAGGTGCAGAGAAAGAAACGGTGA
- a CDS encoding ADP-ribosylglycohydrolase family protein yields the protein MDTVKTTSTKASTDRTLDALSGCLLGTAVGDSVGLPAEGMRPDRIKKLYHGHWRHRFVFGRGMLSDDTEHAFFTAKALLDYPDDVRGFERSLAKSLKLWFLSLPAGIGLATLRACIKLCLGFPPSGSGVRSAGNGAAMRSAIIGAYFSDNEDARVSYVRASTMMTHTDSRALTGALAVANIAALAARHDSRALPTIKDIAAALEKAGTGDKEWLRLTAEMLKANEKGLSVAEFAAKVTDIEKGVGGYVYSTVPIAIYSWLRHYTDFRMAIEATLSLGGDTDTVGAITGALSGISAGEKGLPREWVSGIADWPLSVNLLRKTASCLAAQKTGEVAPDKVFYFYPGVIIRNPFFMLTVLIHGLRRLLPPY from the coding sequence GTGGACACAGTAAAAACAACTTCGACAAAAGCCTCCACCGACCGCACACTCGATGCGCTAAGTGGCTGCCTCCTTGGCACTGCCGTTGGCGACTCTGTCGGGCTTCCTGCCGAGGGCATGAGGCCAGACAGGATAAAAAAGCTCTACCACGGCCATTGGCGTCACAGGTTTGTCTTTGGCCGCGGCATGCTTAGCGACGACACCGAACACGCGTTCTTCACGGCCAAGGCGCTTCTCGATTATCCAGACGACGTCAGGGGCTTCGAACGCTCTCTTGCCAAGAGCCTTAAGCTCTGGTTTCTCTCTCTTCCTGCAGGCATAGGGCTTGCTACCCTCAGGGCGTGCATAAAGCTCTGCCTCGGTTTTCCTCCGTCAGGAAGCGGCGTACGCTCTGCCGGAAACGGCGCGGCAATGCGAAGCGCGATAATCGGCGCGTATTTCTCGGATAACGAAGACGCAAGGGTCTCTTACGTCAGGGCCTCGACTATGATGACGCATACCGACTCGCGCGCTCTAACAGGGGCCTTGGCAGTAGCCAACATTGCAGCCCTTGCGGCAAGGCATGACAGCCGGGCTCTGCCGACAATAAAGGACATAGCTGCTGCGCTCGAAAAAGCCGGCACAGGCGATAAGGAGTGGCTAAGGTTAACGGCCGAAATGCTAAAAGCAAACGAGAAAGGCCTCTCTGTAGCCGAATTCGCGGCCAAAGTAACGGATATCGAAAAAGGTGTTGGCGGCTACGTGTACTCGACAGTGCCGATAGCGATATACTCATGGCTTCGCCATTATACGGATTTTCGCATGGCAATCGAAGCAACCTTGTCGCTTGGCGGCGACACCGACACCGTAGGCGCCATAACAGGGGCGCTCTCAGGCATAAGCGCCGGAGAAAAGGGCCTGCCGCGCGAATGGGTAAGCGGCATAGCCGACTGGCCGCTCTCCGTAAATCTCTTAAGAAAAACAGCAAGTTGCCTTGCGGCCCAAAAAACCGGAGAAGTAGCGCCTGATAAGGTGTTCTACTTTTACCCGGGCGTAATAATACGCAACCCGTTTTTCATGCTCACCGTGCTCATTCACGGCCTAAGGCGCCTTCTGCCGCCGTACTAA
- a CDS encoding XTP/dITP diphosphatase, with protein sequence MKKLAVATNNKGKIKEIEAILEGLGIELVSLSAIHGAKLPPETETTFQGNALLKARAIASTSGIASLADDSGLEVDALKGAPGVYSARYAGENATDEANNQKLLGALKNVPKEKRSARFVCSIALVLPGGEEFTFEGTMEGTIAFEEKGANGFGYDPLFIPAGMDKTSAELSYEEKNRISHRGKALEKFKSFISSSRNPLK encoded by the coding sequence GTGAAGAAGCTCGCCGTAGCCACAAATAATAAAGGCAAGATAAAGGAAATAGAGGCTATCCTCGAAGGCCTTGGCATTGAGCTTGTTTCTCTTAGCGCTATCCATGGCGCAAAGCTTCCGCCGGAAACAGAGACGACATTTCAGGGAAACGCACTCCTAAAGGCACGCGCAATCGCCTCGACTAGCGGCATTGCCTCGCTTGCCGACGACTCGGGGCTCGAGGTCGATGCGCTAAAGGGCGCTCCGGGAGTATACTCGGCAAGGTACGCAGGCGAGAACGCAACGGATGAAGCAAACAACCAAAAGCTCCTTGGCGCGTTAAAAAACGTGCCAAAGGAAAAACGCTCGGCGCGCTTTGTCTGTTCCATAGCGCTCGTGCTGCCCGGAGGCGAAGAATTCACGTTCGAAGGAACCATGGAAGGAACCATCGCTTTCGAGGAAAAAGGCGCAAACGGCTTTGGCTACGACCCGCTCTTTATCCCTGCTGGCATGGACAAAACCTCTGCCGAGCTTTCATACGAGGAGAAAAACAGGATAAGCCACCGCGGCAAGGCCCTTGAAAAATTCAAGTCTTTTATATCATCTTCGAGAAACCCCTTGAAATAG
- a CDS encoding response regulator, whose product MKKLLILEDNKETRLLYEIMLKEFELRITPSAEEALSIVEKEGADAAILDVRTSDKTMDGITLAHLIESRGMNIPIIFITAYDKNELSPCNRMRLKYIKNLKQYNVKPVTPKELRKKIAAITA is encoded by the coding sequence ATGAAGAAGCTCCTCATACTCGAAGACAACAAGGAAACCAGACTGCTCTACGAAATCATGCTAAAGGAGTTTGAGCTGCGCATAACCCCGTCTGCAGAGGAGGCCCTATCGATAGTCGAAAAGGAGGGGGCTGATGCGGCAATACTCGACGTACGCACCTCTGACAAGACAATGGACGGCATAACGCTTGCCCACTTAATAGAGAGCCGCGGCATGAACATCCCAATCATCTTCATAACAGCATATGACAAGAACGAGCTCTCGCCTTGCAACAGGATGCGGCTAAAATACATCAAGAACCTGAAGCAATACAACGTAAAGCCGGTTACGCCAAAGGAACTGAGAAAAAAGATAGCAGCCATAACCGCATAA
- a CDS encoding three-Cys-motif partner protein TcmP, which yields MDEIGLWSKNKLDIVKLYTEEYSKIVSKFKFEHSYVDGFAGAGMHKFKNTGEFVKGSPLRILELKNPFRKHYLIDKDETKIQHLKRTIGNRSDVVYFYGDSNIVLINEVFPLIRYEDYKRAFCLLDPYGIHIDWKVVEAAGKAKSIELLIHFSTMDINMNVLKRNRDAVDQSQIERMNRFWGDGSWRDVGYSSEMMLFKGKEYEEKVDNDTMAEAYMERLKNVAGFKYVLKPLPMRNSNGATIYYLLFATHNQTGEKIMRHIFDKYRK from the coding sequence ATGGATGAAATAGGACTGTGGTCTAAAAATAAGCTAGACATCGTAAAACTCTACACAGAAGAGTATTCTAAAATTGTTTCAAAATTTAAGTTTGAACACTCGTATGTCGATGGCTTTGCTGGGGCTGGGATGCATAAATTTAAAAACACCGGTGAATTTGTGAAAGGTAGCCCTTTGAGAATATTGGAACTGAAAAATCCATTTCGTAAGCACTATCTTATAGATAAAGATGAAACCAAAATTCAGCACCTGAAGAGAACCATTGGAAATAGAAGTGATGTGGTGTATTTTTATGGTGATTCCAATATTGTTTTGATAAATGAAGTATTTCCTCTTATTAGATATGAGGATTATAAGAGGGCTTTTTGCCTTTTAGATCCGTATGGAATACATATAGATTGGAAAGTTGTTGAAGCTGCGGGTAAGGCGAAGAGCATAGAGCTATTGATACATTTTTCTACGATGGATATTAATATGAACGTTCTTAAGAGAAACAGAGACGCTGTTGACCAATCACAAATAGAGCGTATGAATAGATTTTGGGGCGATGGCAGTTGGCGGGATGTAGGGTATTCTTCCGAAATGATGTTGTTTAAAGGGAAAGAGTATGAGGAAAAGGTAGATAATGATACAATGGCAGAAGCTTATATGGAGCGGCTCAAAAATGTGGCAGGGTTTAAGTACGTTCTGAAGCCTTTGCCAATGAGAAATTCTAATGGAGCAACGATATATTATCTGCTTTTTGCTACACATAACCAAACTGGCGAAAAGATTATGCGGCATATTTTTGATAAATATCGTAAGTAA
- a CDS encoding pyridoxamine 5'-phosphate oxidase family protein produces the protein MAKQFDKIEQAHSEFIKKQHVFFVASAGKDGFVSLSPKGMDTFRVTGPNSIVWLNLTGSGNETSVNVQENCRMTVMFCSFDKEPLVLRLYGTAQVLHQRDSEWPGLIKMFPSYTGARQIFKMNVQLVLTSCGYAVPLMEFKGERDLLTKWTDARGRDSIEKYWREKNTVSLDGRPTNIVKD, from the coding sequence GTGGCAAAACAGTTCGATAAGATAGAACAGGCGCATAGCGAGTTCATCAAAAAACAGCACGTCTTTTTCGTGGCCAGCGCAGGTAAAGATGGCTTCGTTAGCCTCTCGCCAAAGGGCATGGATACGTTCAGGGTAACCGGGCCAAATAGCATAGTTTGGCTAAACCTCACAGGCAGCGGTAATGAGACCTCGGTTAACGTCCAGGAAAACTGCCGCATGACAGTTATGTTCTGCTCATTTGATAAGGAGCCTCTTGTACTTCGGCTCTACGGCACGGCCCAAGTCCTGCACCAGCGGGATAGTGAATGGCCCGGGCTTATAAAGATGTTTCCCTCATACACAGGCGCAAGACAGATATTTAAGATGAACGTCCAGCTTGTGCTCACCTCCTGCGGCTATGCAGTGCCGCTTATGGAATTCAAGGGCGAGAGGGATTTGCTCACAAAATGGACGGATGCAAGGGGCAGGGACTCTATCGAAAAATACTGGAGAGAGAAGAACACCGTAAGCCTCGACGGCAGACCGACCAATATCGTAAAGGATTGA
- a CDS encoding phage Gp37/Gp68 family protein: MSNNTSIEWTESTWNPVTGCTKVSPGCKNCYAERMAKRLQAMGQPNYKNGFRVSMHAHALSIPSFWKKPQMVFVNSMSDLFHKAVPEDFILNVFDVMCRADQHIYQVLTKRSDRLLQLDKKLPWKNHIWMGVSVENQDCVDRIEHLRKTNARVKFLSLEPLLAPIRNLNLKGIDWVIVGGESGPKARIIDPSWVIDIRNQCVRAKVPFFFKQWGGFNKKKTGRELEGRIWSQMPKVAAM, from the coding sequence ATGTCTAATAATACGTCAATAGAGTGGACAGAGTCTACGTGGAATCCTGTTACTGGCTGTACCAAGGTTAGTCCGGGTTGTAAAAACTGTTATGCCGAGAGAATGGCAAAGCGGTTACAGGCAATGGGGCAGCCGAATTACAAAAACGGCTTTAGGGTTTCTATGCACGCGCATGCGTTGAGTATTCCTTCGTTTTGGAAAAAACCGCAGATGGTTTTCGTCAATTCTATGAGTGATTTATTTCACAAGGCGGTTCCGGAGGATTTTATATTAAATGTTTTTGATGTTATGTGCAGAGCAGATCAGCATATCTATCAGGTTTTGACTAAGAGGTCTGATCGTTTGTTGCAGTTGGATAAGAAGTTGCCTTGGAAGAATCATATTTGGATGGGTGTTAGTGTTGAGAATCAGGATTGCGTTGACAGGATTGAGCACTTAAGAAAAACAAACGCACGAGTTAAATTTCTATCCTTAGAGCCGTTATTGGCGCCTATTAGAAATTTGAATCTCAAAGGTATTGATTGGGTGATTGTTGGCGGCGAGTCTGGTCCGAAAGCCCGTATTATAGATCCTTCGTGGGTGATAGATATTAGGAATCAGTGTGTCAGGGCAAAAGTTCCCTTCTTTTTTAAGCAGTGGGGTGGATTTAACAAGAAAAAAACTGGTCGGGAATTAGAAGGTAGAATTTGGAGCCAAATGCCTAAAGTGGCTGCTATGTAA
- a CDS encoding phosphate-starvation-inducible PsiE family protein, giving the protein MSELMNKGIRGFANRAAAVVDDIVLFAVAIAIICVAILLLYEGATDFLQGDRHSIPHIVSDLLFVLIIMELFRQVSRQINRRPFSLNPFIYIGIIASIRGVLIMQMKIGLGEAEWSHGVAVLLADAVLVLIFLGGLYIYSKCRKDVEEH; this is encoded by the coding sequence ATGTCAGAGCTGATGAACAAGGGAATACGCGGTTTTGCCAACAGGGCCGCGGCAGTAGTAGACGATATCGTGCTCTTTGCCGTTGCTATAGCCATAATATGTGTTGCCATACTGCTTCTTTATGAGGGGGCTACCGATTTTCTGCAGGGCGACAGACACTCCATCCCGCACATAGTGAGCGATTTGCTGTTCGTTCTTATCATAATGGAGCTTTTCAGGCAGGTCTCGCGTCAGATAAACAGAAGGCCTTTTTCGCTAAACCCGTTCATATACATAGGCATAATAGCAAGTATCAGGGGCGTTCTCATAATGCAGATGAAGATAGGGCTTGGCGAGGCCGAATGGAGCCATGGCGTTGCCGTGCTGCTTGCCGACGCCGTTCTCGTGCTGATATTTCTTGGCGGACTCTATATTTATTCCAAATGCAGGAAGGACGTCGAGGAGCACTGA
- the tyrS gene encoding tyrosine--tRNA ligase, with translation MAPKFDKPEKQLEAIKRNSLELINEAELLKKLTRSFEAGKPLRVKAGFDPTAPDLHLGHTVLIQKLKELQDLGHHVLLLIGDFTGMIGDPTGKNETRKPLTSADVERNAKTYTSQVFKILDEKKTEIVFNSEWLNALKPQDMISLMSKYTVARILERDDFRKRYEEGRPIAVHEFLYPLLQGYDSVVLKADIELGGTDQLFNLLVGRELQREWGQEPQCVLTMPLLEGTDGVQKMSKSLGNYIGITEQPSEIFGKVMSISDELMLRYYALLGGEPEKAEKIKSGAIHPRTAKAELAEELTARFHGEAEGKKAREAFDNLFVKKEIPDEIEEFIVSKASGKVSLARVMADSGLAKSTSEAMRLIEQGAVKIDGEKATDKKAELGSDKDVLIQSGKRFFKRIVFK, from the coding sequence GTGGCGCCAAAATTCGATAAACCCGAAAAGCAGCTTGAAGCAATCAAGCGCAACTCTCTTGAACTTATAAACGAGGCAGAGCTTTTGAAAAAGCTTACGCGCTCGTTTGAGGCTGGTAAGCCCCTTAGGGTAAAGGCAGGGTTTGACCCAACGGCCCCGGACTTACACCTTGGACACACGGTGCTCATTCAAAAGCTAAAGGAGCTTCAGGACCTTGGGCACCACGTGCTTCTCCTGATTGGCGATTTTACCGGCATGATAGGCGACCCGACAGGCAAGAATGAAACGAGAAAACCTCTTACCTCGGCAGATGTAGAAAGGAACGCTAAGACCTATACCTCTCAGGTCTTTAAAATCCTCGATGAGAAGAAAACGGAAATTGTTTTCAACTCCGAGTGGCTAAACGCCCTTAAGCCGCAGGACATGATTTCTCTGATGTCCAAGTACACGGTTGCGAGAATACTCGAGCGGGACGACTTTAGAAAGCGCTACGAAGAAGGCCGGCCGATTGCAGTGCACGAGTTCCTATATCCGCTTCTCCAGGGCTACGATTCTGTCGTGTTGAAGGCGGATATCGAGCTTGGAGGAACAGACCAGCTTTTTAACCTGCTCGTTGGCAGGGAACTTCAAAGGGAGTGGGGCCAGGAGCCGCAGTGCGTGCTCACCATGCCGCTACTCGAGGGCACCGACGGCGTGCAGAAGATGAGCAAGTCGCTTGGCAATTATATCGGCATCACAGAGCAGCCCTCCGAGATATTCGGTAAAGTGATGAGCATATCAGATGAACTCATGCTTCGCTACTATGCGCTTCTTGGAGGCGAGCCTGAAAAGGCGGAGAAGATAAAATCCGGCGCTATTCATCCAAGGACCGCCAAGGCAGAGCTTGCAGAGGAATTGACCGCAAGATTTCACGGCGAGGCCGAAGGGAAAAAGGCACGGGAGGCATTTGATAATCTTTTCGTAAAAAAAGAGATCCCGGACGAGATAGAGGAGTTTATAGTAAGCAAGGCCTCCGGCAAGGTTTCTCTTGCAAGGGTAATGGCAGATAGCGGCCTTGCAAAATCGACATCCGAGGCAATGCGCCTTATAGAGCAGGGAGCTGTCAAGATAGACGGCGAGAAGGCTACCGATAAAAAGGCCGAGCTTGGCTCAGATAAGGACGTACTCATACAATCGGGCAAAAGGTTTTTCAAGAGGATAGTTTTTAAATAA